The nucleotide window TATTATGGTGGTAAGGGAGAAGGAGGAGCCGGCGGGCACTGATCCGGCACCTGGATTCCGGGATCTTGTGAGGTTTTTAATTGCAATTTAAGGATTCCGGTGGTGATAATAAATCAGGGTATTCAGTCGATATATTCCGGAGGTTAGAAAATGAGTAATGAATTTTTAAAACTCTTTGAGCTTTTCATAGCGGCTTCGGTTATTAATAACTTTGTGTTCACGAGGTTCCTTGGCCTGTGTATTTTTTTCGGTGTTTCCAAAAAGATGGAGACATCCATCGGAATGAGCATAACCTTCACATCCGTTATGGTGATAGCCGCAGCGCTTAGCTGGCTTGTTTTTTATTATGTTATGGTTCCCCTTGAAATTACTTTCCTCAAAATAATCATCTTCATCGGGATAGTTGCCGCCTTTGTTCAGGCATCAGACACAATCATGAGAAAGGTGAGTCCCGGGCTGTACTACAAGCTTGGTGTGTATCTTGCGCTTATATCGACAAACTGTATCATCATTGCCGTGCCCCTTATAAATACCAGCGAGAGATATAATTTTATAGAGAGTCTCGCCTTCGGCCTGGGCTCCGGTATCGGTTTTGCCATTGCCCTTACCGTTATGGCAAGCATCCGCGAGAAGCTTGAACTTGCCGATGTCCCGAAACCATTCAGGGGTATGCCCATAGCCTGGGTAACTACGGCCCTTATCTCTCTTGCATTCATGGGCTTCTCCGGGTTGATAACCCTTTAATAGAGCTTAAATGCCGGATTTTTGGTTTATTGACGTTATGCTGATTTACGTTAAAGGGCTGTTTTGTTTATCTCGATGCAGAGATCTGATTGAACATATATGGAGGTTTTCAGGATGATGGATTTGAGCTATATTACAGACCTGATATCTTTTCTTAAACACCTTGATTTAACCTGGATTATCAACCATGTACCTCTGCCCCGGGTCGGGGTCGGCGGCGGTACCGAGGCAAAGGGGAGTGTAGACGTCCTTAAGACCCTCGAGTTTACCTTCATCTTCGTCCTCGGCGTCGGGGCTGTGTTCGGCCTGGGACTTGCCTATGCAGCCAAGAGGTTTTCCGTCAAGCGTGATCCGAGGATTGACCAGGTACGTGAACACCTTGCAGGTGCGCACTGCGGGGCCTGTGGCTATGCGGGCTGCGACCAGTATGCCGAGGCCGTGGTCCAGAACCCCGACGTACCGCCGAATCTGTGCACCCCCGGTGGAGAACGTTCAGCAAAGATGGTCGCCCTTATAACCGGCAAAGAGGCTATTGCAACTGAGCCTAACTTCTCCCGGATCATGTGTCAGGGAGACTGGTCCAAATCCGTTAAGAGGTTTAAGTACGAGGGTGTCCAGGACTGCAGGGCCGCTGTTCTTGCGGGTGGCGGGGACAAGTCATGTGTCTTCGGATGTCTTGGTTACGGTACGTGTGAGAAGGTCTGTCCCTTCGACGCAATCCATATGAACGAAAACCACTACCCTGTTGTGGATATGGGCAAGTGTACCGGTTGCCGTAAATGTGAGGCGGCATGTCCGAAGAAGGTGATAGAGGTGCTTCCTGCAGGCAGGGCGGTACTTGTTGCCTGTCACTCGAGGGACAGGGGAGCCGATACAAGGAAAAACTGCCAGATAGGCTGCATAGCCTGTGGCGCCTGCGTGAAGGTCTGTCCCTTTGATGCGCCTATGATTGAGAATAATGTCTCAAGGATTGACCTTGAGAAATGCAGGGTCTGCGGCCTCTGCGTCAGAAAATGTCCCACCAAGGCCATTGTTGATTTTATGCCCACCAGGCCGAAGGCGGTTATTATTGAAGAGAAGTGCATCGGCTGTAATGCCTGCATGAAGGTATGTCCCGTTAATGCCGCATACGGCGAGCTGAAGAAGGTGCATACCATTGACCGGTCAAGGTGTATCGGATGCGGGATCTGTACTGATAGGTGTCCGAAACAGGCAATAGACGGCACCTTCAATGCCGGGGAGGTTTTTGCAAAGGCAGAGGAGAAGAAAAAGAAAAAGGCTGCCTGAGTTCAGGTTTTATAATTGCAGGGGCGTTGTTTTTATAATAAACACAACACCCTGCAGTCTCTGCCTCAGTTCCATATTTCCGTCATTCCATATTTCTGTCATTCCGGCTTGTCCGGAATCTTTCTTTAAAAAGGATTCCCGTCCCGAATGCGTTCGGGATTGCGGGAATGACAAATGACTGTATAAAGTCGAACAGTTATCGTTATTCCGTCATTCCGGCACAGTGTCATTCCGGCTTGTCCGGAATCTTTCTTGTGATGCCGAACAAGTCGAGGGATTCCCGACAAACGGGAATGACACCGAAAATAAACATACAATTTTCAGACGCCCTGCCATCTCTGCGGCGGGGAGTTTTCATTTCGATGGTGGCAAATTAACGGCTTTTTCAACGGTCCGTAAACAACGGATCCGGTTTCCACCGTTAAGGCGCTAAGCGTACCAGTCGGCCCGTGTTAGAGGTAGCCCGCTGTCGCCATTGACGGGCTTGACAAGCAGCGTCTGGTATACGTTGTTTCGACCGACCCGGAATTCATAGGCCGAACCGGACATAAACAGTCGCCAAACGCGGTATGTCACCTCATCGACGACTTTACGCGCCTCGTCGTGATGGTCTTCCAATCTTCGCACCCAGTGGCGCAGCGTAAGCGCATAGTGCTCACGCAAGCTCTCCACATCGCGTACCTCGAAGCCCCTCTTCTCGGCCTTCTCCAGTGTAGTGCTGATCGGCAGAAGTTCACCGTCCGGGAATACGTACCTGTCGGAGAATGTCGCTTTGTGCTGCACCGGTTCCGTAGCATTGACGGCAATGCCGTGGTTGAGAAAGACGCCGCCCGGACGCAGCAAACGCCACGACCGCTCGAAATATTCGGGCAGCAGCTCTTTTCCCACGTGTTCGAACATCCCCACGCTTACCAGTCTGTCGTAGCCTTCCGGTTCGTCCAACATGCGGTAATCACAGACCTTCACACTGCATTGATCATCCAGTCCGGCCTCGTGGATACGCTCATTGGCCAGTTCAGCCTGCTGCCTGCTGAGGGTGATACCGACGGCTTCAACGCCGTAGCGCTGTGCGGCATAAATCACCAGCCCGCCCCAACCACAACCGATGTCAAGCAGACGCTGCCCGGGGCGCAGACGTAACTTGCGACAGATATAGTCCAGCTTACGTTGCTGTGCCGTATCCAGATCATCATCAGGTGTTGCAAAGTAGGCACAGGAGTAAATCATTCGTTGATCCAGCCATAGCTTGTAGAAAGCGTTAGGCACGTCATAGTGATAAGTCACGGCCATCCGGTCGCGCTCAATGGAATGACGCTTTCCACGCAGGCGGGCTGCCTGGCGGCCAACACGCGGACTGCCCCCGGACGGCAGCTTCAACAGGCACCATATGTTGCGCAATGATGGGGATGCACCGTTATGTCGTCCGTTAACAAGATAGTCAGCCAACGGGAAGATGGCTTCAATCTCTCCCTCGATATCGAAGTCGTCATAAATGTATGCTTCGCCCATGGCCAGTTCGCTCGGTGGCCAGAACATCTTGCGCACTGCGCCGGGGTGCTGTAAAACCAGGGTGAAACGCTGCGGCTGTCCGGGTTCCGCATCCCACCTGGTGCCATCCCATAATCTGACGCCGAAATTACGTGGATGGTAACCTGATAGTAGTCTCTGGAGAAAGGATAAACTGTTTTGGACAGTCCTGTCGCTAACGGCGGTCTGTTGTGATGACATACTCATTTCTGCCTGTTCCTTTCCCTGCCTGCACGTCACAGGCAGATGCAGATGTATAGAGGAGATCCTTTTTGTCCTGTGGACAGGATAAGGATCACGACAAACCTGTTAGTGTCGCGTCAACTCTCAATTGTCATTCCGGCTTGTCCGGAATCCAAGAGGAGTATGATTTCCAACGTAGCGGGGATGACAATTCAAACACCCCGACATTACAAGGTCGACACGACATCAGGCTTTTCCGTTCAAAAAGTCTCTTTAATATTTATACCAGATTATTTGCCTGTTGTCAAGAAATTTTTCTGCTTCGATGCATGATAATTTATGCAATGGAATTAACAAGATGCCGCTCTTTACCTGTCTTGCCCGAATCATGAGCCGTTTTTTATCAGGTCTTAATGTTGCATGAAATGATAAAATATAACCATGATGAAAGGAATCTTCTCAATGATTGTTTTAATGCTTTTAACCGTATTGCTTTTTTCCTGCGCCCCTGTCATCAAACGGGACCTGATGGAGGGCGCTGTCTTAAATCCATCCTTTGAATCACTGAAGCGAAGTCCTTCGGAGAACAGGGGGAAGATTTTTATCCTTGGCGGCATTATTGTGGAGACAAAGGTTACACGGGAGGGTTCTCTCATTGAAGCCGTGCATGTACCGGTTGACTCGATGGGATATCTTGAGGGGGTTGAGGAGGGTTCGGAAGGCCGGTTTCTTGCCCTGTACCCCAGGGAAAGGGGGCTTCTTGACCCATTGATATACAAGCCCGCAAGGGAGATAACCGTTGCCGGGAAGTTTGTGGGGTTGAGAGATGGGAAAATCGGTGAGATGAAATACGTGTACCCGGTGTTTGAGATTGAGGATGTACATCTGTGGAAACAGCCGAAGCCCTATTATGCTGCTCCCCCTGTCTATCCCGGATTGTACTACTATCCCAACTGGTGGGATTATCCCCGGTGGGGGTATCCTTATCCCCTGTACCGTCCTTACTGGTGAAAAGGGGATAGCCGATCGATACAAGCTACTAAATCACCGTAGTGTCGTGTCAACCTTGTAATGTCGGGATGTTTGAATTGTCATTCCGGCTTGACCGGAATCAAAGAGGAGTATGATTCCCGACGTAGCGGGAATGACAATTGAGAGTTGACGCGACAGTAAGGATGAGGAGTTACAGGGGCCTTATCAGTAATGTTCCCGGCCCCCTATCCATTGTGTCCCGCAGATATAGCTGTACATACAACCGGGACAGTTCCTTTTAAAATCCTTTGTCGGGGTAAAGGGGACGTTGATTTGGGATATCTCATCGAGTATGCTGAAAATGATCCTATAAAGCAGTGAGAACCTTTCGTCCCTGCCTTCGCCGGGCTCGAAGAAGGGGAGTTCGATATCCCCGCCCATTGCCTTTCTGCCGAGAAGGA belongs to bacterium BMS3Abin08 and includes:
- the rnfA gene encoding electron transport complex protein RnfA, which codes for MSNEFLKLFELFIAASVINNFVFTRFLGLCIFFGVSKKMETSIGMSITFTSVMVIAAALSWLVFYYVMVPLEITFLKIIIFIGIVAAFVQASDTIMRKVSPGLYYKLGVYLALISTNCIIIAVPLINTSERYNFIESLAFGLGSGIGFAIALTVMASIREKLELADVPKPFRGMPIAWVTTALISLAFMGFSGLITL
- the rnfB gene encoding electron transport complex protein rnfB; this translates as MMDLSYITDLISFLKHLDLTWIINHVPLPRVGVGGGTEAKGSVDVLKTLEFTFIFVLGVGAVFGLGLAYAAKRFSVKRDPRIDQVREHLAGAHCGACGYAGCDQYAEAVVQNPDVPPNLCTPGGERSAKMVALITGKEAIATEPNFSRIMCQGDWSKSVKRFKYEGVQDCRAAVLAGGGDKSCVFGCLGYGTCEKVCPFDAIHMNENHYPVVDMGKCTGCRKCEAACPKKVIEVLPAGRAVLVACHSRDRGADTRKNCQIGCIACGACVKVCPFDAPMIENNVSRIDLEKCRVCGLCVRKCPTKAIVDFMPTRPKAVIIEEKCIGCNACMKVCPVNAAYGELKKVHTIDRSRCIGCGICTDRCPKQAIDGTFNAGEVFAKAEEKKKKKAA
- the mmaA2 gene encoding cyclopropane mycolic acid synthase MmaA2 — translated: MSMSSQQTAVSDRTVQNSLSFLQRLLSGYHPRNFGVRLWDGTRWDAEPGQPQRFTLVLQHPGAVRKMFWPPSELAMGEAYIYDDFDIEGEIEAIFPLADYLVNGRHNGASPSLRNIWCLLKLPSGGSPRVGRQAARLRGKRHSIERDRMAVTYHYDVPNAFYKLWLDQRMIYSCAYFATPDDDLDTAQQRKLDYICRKLRLRPGQRLLDIGCGWGGLVIYAAQRYGVEAVGITLSRQQAELANERIHEAGLDDQCSVKVCDYRMLDEPEGYDRLVSVGMFEHVGKELLPEYFERSWRLLRPGGVFLNHGIAVNATEPVQHKATFSDRYVFPDGELLPISTTLEKAEKRGFEVRDVESLREHYALTLRHWVRRLEDHHDEARKVVDEVTYRVWRLFMSGSAYEFRVGRNNVYQTLLVKPVNGDSGLPLTRADWYA
- the slp gene encoding outer membrane protein slp precursor; translated protein: MIVLMLLTVLLFSCAPVIKRDLMEGAVLNPSFESLKRSPSENRGKIFILGGIIVETKVTREGSLIEAVHVPVDSMGYLEGVEEGSEGRFLALYPRERGLLDPLIYKPAREITVAGKFVGLRDGKIGEMKYVYPVFEIEDVHLWKQPKPYYAAPPVYPGLYYYPNWWDYPRWGYPYPLYRPYW